The Cyprinus carpio isolate SPL01 chromosome A19, ASM1834038v1, whole genome shotgun sequence genome has a segment encoding these proteins:
- the LOC109067533 gene encoding adenylyl cyclase-associated protein 1-like: protein MAELVGLVQRLEVAVGRLEAMSSSGGGGGPAAASGVVSVYVEAYDKLLSGPVAQYTALSQKIGGDVQKHAELMKQAFTCQRQLLVTASSSQKPSDSVLTSLLAPVSKVIQEVQAFREKNRSSPLFNHLSAVSESVPALGWVAMAPKPGPYVKDMQDAAMFYTNRVLKDYKEKDKMHVEWVNAYVSIWTELQAYIKQHHTTGLSWSKTGPVASGGAPSGGAPAPPPPGPPPPPMDLDKSSGGDSGATSRNALFASLNKGADITKGLKHVPDDQKTHKNPTLKAQGGPLLSGPKPFAARPTAAASPARTLPPVLELDGKKWKVENQEGAHGLVISDTELKQVVYAFKCNNSTVQVKGKINSITLDNCKKLGLVFDDVVGIVEVINCKDVKVQVMGKVPTISINKTDGCHVYLSKDSLSCEIVSAKSSEMNVLVPNKDGEYTEIPVPEQFKTVWDGSKLVTTATEIAG from the exons ATGGCAGAGCTGGTGGGTCTAGTGCAGCGCCTGGAGGTGGCTGTGGGCCGTCTGGAGGCCATGTCCAGTTCTGGGGGTGGAGGCGGCCCTGCTGCTGCATCTGGAG tGGTTTCAGTGTATGTTGAAGCCTACGACAAATTGCTCTCTGGCCCTGTGGCTCAGTACACTGCTCTCAGTCAGAAGATAGGGGGTGATGTCCAGAAGCAT GCTGAGTTGATGAAGCAGGCTTTTACCTGTCAAAGACAGCTTCTGGTCACTGCCTCCAGCTCTCAGAAACCTTCTGAT TCTGTCCTGACCTCTCTGCTGGCCCCCGTGTCTAAAGTAATCCAGGAGGTGCAAGCGTTCCGTGAGAAGAACCGCTCTTCACCTCTCTTCAACCACCTCTCTGCTGTCAGTGAGAGTGTTCCCGCCCTCGGCTGGGTTGCCATG GCACCAAAGCCAGGTCCCTATGTGAAGGATATGCAGGACGCTGCCATGTTTTACACGAACCGTGTGCTCAAGGATTACAAGGAAaa AGATAAGATGCATGTGGAGTGGGTCAATGCCTATGTGTCCATTTGGACGGAGCTGCAGGCCTACATCAAGCAGCACCACACCACTGGACTGAGCTGGAGCAAGACT GGTCCAGTTGCTTCTGGAGGTGCCCCGAGTGGAGGAGCACCAGCCCCACCTCCCCCAGGTCCTCCTCCACCCCCCATGGATTTGGACAAATCATCAGGTGGAGACTCTGGAGCAACCAGTCGCAATGCTCTCTTCGCCTCCCTCAACAAGGGAGCTGATATTACTAAAG GACTGAAGCATGTGCCTGATGACCAGAAGACCCACAAGAATCCTACTCTCAAAGCCCAAGGAGGTCCTTTACTTTCTGGGCCCAAACCCTTCGCTGCTCGGCCCACAGCAGCAGCCAGCCCAGCCCGCACTCTGCCCCCAGTGCTGGAGCTGGACGGCAAGAAGTGGAAAGTG GAAAATCAGGAGGGTGCCCATGGCCTTGTGATCAGTGACACAGAACTAAAGCAGGTGGTTTATGCCTTTAAGTGCAACAACAGCACTGTACAGGTGAAGGGGAAGATCAACTCCATTACTCTGG ataACTGTAAGAAATTGGGTCTCGTCTTTGACGATGTTGTGGGTATTGTTGAGGTGATCAACTGCAAAGATGTTAAGGTCCAG GTTATGGGTAAGGTGCCAACCATCTCCATCAACAAGACAGATGGCTGCCATGTGTACCTGAGCAAGGACTCTCTGTCATGTGAAATCGTCAGCGCTAAGAGCTCCGAAATGAACGTACTGGTGCCCAACAAAGATGGAGAATAT ACTGAGATCCCAGTCCCTGAACAGTTCAAAACCGTATGGGATGGTAGCAAGCTGGTCACCACAGCAACTGAAATTGCAGGATAA